The following coding sequences are from one Chaetodon trifascialis isolate fChaTrf1 chromosome 24, fChaTrf1.hap1, whole genome shotgun sequence window:
- the LOC139327942 gene encoding NLR family CARD domain-containing protein 3-like produces the protein MKEEELAERLQSRSPAGVCQRKLKRNLKKKFQCVFEGVAKAGKQTLLNQIYTELYITEGGTGQVNDEHEVRQIETASRKPHGPETTVRQEDIFKASPGRDEPIRTVMTKGVAGIGKTVLTQKFTLDWAEDKAHQDIQFMFPLTFRELNVLREKRFSLVELVHHFFPETKEAGICRFEEFRVLFILDGLDESRLPLDFTNNKILTDVTKSTSVDVLLTNLIRRKLLPSARLWITTRPAAANQIPPACVDMVTEVRGFTDEQKEEYFRKRFRDKKQANRIISNIKTSRSLHIMCHIPVFCWITARVLEDVMKTREEGQLPKTLTETYIHFLVVQSKVKNIKYDGGAESDPQWTPESRKMIESLGKLAFEQLQKGNLIFYQSDLTECGIDIRAASVYSGVFTQIFIEERGLYQDRVFCFVHLSVQEFLAALHVHLTFIKSGVNLLSEEQTTYHESAETHFYQSAVDKALQSPNGHLDLFLRFLLGLSLQTNQSLLRGLLTQTGSGSETNQVTVKYIKKKIVKTPSAEKSINLFHCLNELNDCSLVDQIQQSLSSGSLSTDKLFPAQWSALVFILLSSEKDLDVFDLKKFSASEEALLKLLPVVKASNKALLSVCNLSERSCEALSSVLRSQSSSLRELDLSDNNLQDSGVKLLSAGLESPHCALETLRLSGCLITVEGCASLASALRSNPSHLRELDLSYNHPGDSGVKLLSAGLEDPHCRLDTLRVEPAGVRWLRPGLRKYSCELKLDTNTVNRNIKLSDNNRKMTHVEEDQSYPDHPDRFDWWPQLLCGTGLTGRCYWEVEWRGEVYVSVSYRRIKRKGDSEECVFGRNDQSWRLYCSDGGHYSVRHNNRETSISSSSSSSFFSSVSHRVGVYVDCPAGTLSFYRVSSDSLIHLHTFNTTFTEPLYPGFGFWFSPWSSSRFGSSVSLCPL, from the exons atgaaggaggaggagctggctgagcgtctgcagagca gaagtcctgcTGGTGTTTGTCAGCGTAAACTTAAACGCAACCTGAAGAAGaagttccagtgtgtgtttgagggggtCGCTAAAGCAGGAAAGCAGACCCTCCTGAATCAGATCTACACAGAGCTCTacatcacagagggagggactggacaggtcaatgatgaacatgaggtcagacagattgAAACAGCATCCAGGAAACCACACGGACCAGAAACCACAGTCAGACAAGAAGACATCTTTAAAGCCTCACCTGGACGAgatgaaccaatcagaacagtgatgacaaagggAGTGGCTGGCATTGGGAAGACGGTCTTAACACAgaagttcactctggactgggctGAAGACAAAGCCCACCAGGACATTCAGTTCATGTTTCCATTgactttcagagagctgaatgtgctgagagagaaaaggttcagcttggtggaacttgttcatcacttctttcctgaaaccaaagaagcaggaatctgcaggtttgaagagTTCAGGGTTTTGTTCATCCTTGACGGTCTGGATGAGAGTCGACTTCCTCTGGACTTCACCAACAATAAGATCCTGACTGATGTCACAaagtccacctcagtggatgtgctgctgacaaacctcatcaggaggaaactgcttccctctgctcgcctctggataaccacacgacctgcagcagccaatcagatccctcctgcatgtgttgacatggtgacagaggtcagagggttcactgatgaacagaaggaggagtacttcaGGAAGAGGTTCAGAGACAAGAAGCAGGCCAACAGAATCATCTCCAACATCAAGACATCACgaagcctccacatcatgtgccacatcccggtcttctgctggatcactgctaGAGTTctggaggatgtgatgaagaccagagaggaaggacagctgCCCAAGACCCTGACTGAGACGTATATCCACTTCCTGGTGGTTCAGTCTAAAGTGAAGAACATCAagtatgatggaggagctgagtcagatcctcagtggactccagagagcaggaagatgattgagtctctgggaaaactggcctttgagcagctgcagaaaggaaacctgatcttctaccaatcagacctgacagagtgtggcatcgatatcagagcagcctcagtgtactcaggagtgttcacacagatcttcatagaggagagaggactgtacCAGGACAGGGTGTTCTGCTTCGTCCATCTGAGtgttcaggagtttctggctgctcttcatgtccatCTGACCTTCATCAAGTCTGGAGTCAATCTGCTGTCAGAAGAACAAACTACCTACCATgaatctgcagagacacacttcTACCAGAGTGCAGTGGACAAGGCCTTACAGAGTCCAAATGGACACCTGGACTTGTTCCTCCGATTCCTCCTGGGTCTTTCCCTGCAGACCAATCAGAGTCTCCTACGAGgcctgctgacacagacaggaagtggctcagaAACCAATCAGGTAACAGTCAAGtacatcaagaagaagattGTAAAgactccctctgcagagaaaagcatcaatctgttccactgtctgaatgaactgaacGATTGTTCTCTGGTGGATCAAATCCAACAGTCTCTGAGTTCAGGAAGTCTCTCCACAGATAAACTGTTtcctgctcagtggtcagctctggtcttcatcttactgtcatcagaaaaagatctggacgtgtttgacctgaagaaatTCTCTGCTTCAGAGGAGGCTCTTCTGAAGCTGCTGCCAGTGGTCAAAGCCTCCAACAAAGCTCT actgagtgtctgtaacctctcagagagaagctgtgaagctctgtcctcagtcctcagatcccagtcctccagtctgagagagctggacctgagtgacaacaacctgcaggattcaggagtgaagctgctgtctgctggactggagagtccacactgtgcactggaaaCTCTCAG gctgtcaggctgtctgatcacagTAGAAGgttgtgcttctctggcctcagctctgagatccaacccctcccatctgagagagctggacctgagctacaatcatccaggagactcaggagtgaagctgctgtctgctggactggaggatCCTCACTGCAGACTGGACACTCTGAG ggtggagcctgctggagtcCGATGGTTGAGACCAGGTCTGAGGaagt attcctgtgaactcaaactggacacaaacacagtgaacagaaacatcaaactgtctgacaacaacaggaagATGACACATGTGGAGGAGGATCAGTCATATCCTGATCATCCAGACAGGTTTGACTGGtggcctcagctgctgtgtggaactggtctgactggtcgCTGTTACTGGGAGGTCGAGTGGAGAGGAGAAGTTTATGTATCAGTGAGTTACAGAAGAATcaaaaggaaaggagacagtgaagagtgtgtgtttggacgGAATGATCAGTCCTGGAGACTTTACTGCTCTGATGGTGGTCATTACTCTGTCCGTCACAATAACAGAGAaacatccatctcctcctcctcttcttcctctttcttctcctctgtctctcacagagtaggagtgtatgtggactgtcctgctggcactctgtccttctacagagtgtcctctgactcactgatccacctccacaccttcaacacCACATTCACTGAACCTCTTTATCCTGGCTTTGGGTTCTGGTTCAGTCCCTGGTCCAGTTCCAGGTTTGgttcctcagtgtctctgtgtcctctgtag
- the mlpha gene encoding melanophilin a isoform X1 produces the protein MERKLDLSRLSDEEAKHIWEVIQRDFSLRKKEEERLGNLKTKIEKEDSKRELLGSQSQLSNSLCICCLQPFKFLVNSKRQCLDCHMYSCKSCSRYNKKEHGWVCDNCRMTRVVKIGTVGWYHDNVRNRFKRFGSAKVMRSLYKRLNGDGGRDDDTQSMPDVRSHAYNGAEDDHGEADAQRYKVMRKNKRLLSVHPLDFDPEEYFPHSRRQSVQQMQDDRGYRNDLDYDMYNHRVNRRKSLDRYAMRPDDYGESRMVRTRSLSKISSSVARQQYVDTSDEDDYPRYTPMYQQPPHRRRNSRASSQENLGQAPPMNELNKRMFAIESLLSRLEEKMTPADETSTSSGLNEEEKLRRKLSELAGNLSDKGLSSDDEAGKKSFSVGKGPAGLRGGPVVTLDSLRDKELSSSSDEMPTEAQKVYIAAGQSYELETKLRRLEQSAKNRFGGTTDSELSELEDVVALTAARVQSAESEVSDIESKIAALNAAGSRKKQVPGNHQRKKSTQDFSKNTNGAPWKSNMF, from the exons ATGGAGCGAAAACTGGATTTGTCTCGTCTGTCGGACGAAGAAGCCAAACACATCTGGGAGGTGATTCAGCGAGACTTCAGCCTCcggaagaaagaagaggagcgACTCGG TAATTTGAAGACTAAAATCGAGAAGGAGGATTCGAAGCGAGAGCTGCTGGGTTCTCAGAGCCAGCTGTCCAACTCGCTGTGCATCTGCTGCCTGCAGCCCTTCAAGTTCCTGGTCAACAGTAAGCGTCAGTGTCTGGACTGCCACATGTACAGCTGCAAGTCCTGCAGCCGCTACAACAAGAAGGAGCACGGCTGGGTGTGCGACAACTGCCGCATGACCAG GGTGGTGAAGATCGGTACTGTCGGTTGGTACCACGACAACGTGAGAAACCGCTTCAAACGCTTCGGCAGCGCCAAGGTGATGAGGTCACTCTACAAGAGGCTTAACGGAGATG gTGGTCGTGATGACGACACTCAGAGTATGCCGGACGTCCGCAGCC ATGCGTATAACGGCGCTGAGGACGACCACGGAGAGGCCGACGCTCAGCGCTACAAAGTG ATGAGGAAGAATAAACGTCTGCTGTCAGTTCATCCCCTTGACTTTGACCCCGAGGAATATTTCCCTCATTCACGTCGACAGTCTGTACAG CAGATGCAGGATGATCGAGGCTACAGGAACGATTTGGACTATGACATGTACAACCACCGAGTGAACCGCAGGAAGAGTCTGGACCGATACGCCATGAGGCCtg ATGACTATGGAGAGAGCAGGATGGTCCGGACTCGCTCGCTGTCTAAGATCAGCTCCTCAGTGGCTCGACAGCAGTATGTCGACACCTCTGATGAGGACGATTACCCAAGATACACTCCCATGTACCAACAACCCCCACACCGCCGCCGGAACAGCAGAGCCTCCTCCCAAGAAAACCTGGGACAAGCCCCGCCC ATGAACGAGCTGAACAAACGCATGTTTGCCATTGAGAGTCTGTTGAGTCGCCTGGAGGAGAAGATGACACCTGCTGACGAG ACGTCGACTTCGTCGGGTCTAAacgaggaggagaagctgaggaggaagctgaGCGAGCTGGCGGGGAACCTGAGTGATAAGGGCCTGTCGTCGGACGACGAGGCCGGGAAGAAGTCCTTCTCTGTGGGTAAAGGTCCAGCTGGCCTCAGGGGTGGGCCAGTGGTCACCCTGGACTCTCTGAGGGACAAAGAACTGAGTTCATCCAGCGACGAGATGCCCACCGAGGCTCAGAAG GTGTACATCGCTGCCGGGCAGTCGTACGAACTGGAGACGAAACTGCGCCGGCTCGAGCAGAGCGCCAAGAATCGTTTCGGAGGGACGACGGACTCGGAGCTGTCGGAGCTGGAGGATGTGGTGGCGCTGACCGCCGCCAGAGTCCAGAGCGCCGAGAGCGAG GTGTCCGACATCGAGAGTAAGATCGCCGCTCTGAACGCCGCGGGATCAAGGAAGAAG CAGGTTCCTGGAAACCATCAGAGGAAGAAATCAACTCAAGACTTCTCCA aaaacacaaatggaGCTCCGTGGAAATCCAACATGTTCTGA
- the mlpha gene encoding melanophilin a isoform X2 produces MERKLDLSRLSDEEAKHIWEVIQRDFSLRKKEEERLGNLKTKIEKEDSKRELLGSQSQLSNSLCICCLQPFKFLVNSKRQCLDCHMYSCKSCSRYNKKEHGWVCDNCRMTRVVKIGTVGWYHDNVRNRFKRFGSAKVMRSLYKRLNGDGGRDDDTQSMPDVRSHAYNGAEDDHGEADAQRYKVMRKNKRLLSVHPLDFDPEEYFPHSRRQSVQMQDDRGYRNDLDYDMYNHRVNRRKSLDRYAMRPDDYGESRMVRTRSLSKISSSVARQQYVDTSDEDDYPRYTPMYQQPPHRRRNSRASSQENLGQAPPMNELNKRMFAIESLLSRLEEKMTPADETSTSSGLNEEEKLRRKLSELAGNLSDKGLSSDDEAGKKSFSVGKGPAGLRGGPVVTLDSLRDKELSSSSDEMPTEAQKVYIAAGQSYELETKLRRLEQSAKNRFGGTTDSELSELEDVVALTAARVQSAESEVSDIESKIAALNAAGSRKKQVPGNHQRKKSTQDFSKNTNGAPWKSNMF; encoded by the exons ATGGAGCGAAAACTGGATTTGTCTCGTCTGTCGGACGAAGAAGCCAAACACATCTGGGAGGTGATTCAGCGAGACTTCAGCCTCcggaagaaagaagaggagcgACTCGG TAATTTGAAGACTAAAATCGAGAAGGAGGATTCGAAGCGAGAGCTGCTGGGTTCTCAGAGCCAGCTGTCCAACTCGCTGTGCATCTGCTGCCTGCAGCCCTTCAAGTTCCTGGTCAACAGTAAGCGTCAGTGTCTGGACTGCCACATGTACAGCTGCAAGTCCTGCAGCCGCTACAACAAGAAGGAGCACGGCTGGGTGTGCGACAACTGCCGCATGACCAG GGTGGTGAAGATCGGTACTGTCGGTTGGTACCACGACAACGTGAGAAACCGCTTCAAACGCTTCGGCAGCGCCAAGGTGATGAGGTCACTCTACAAGAGGCTTAACGGAGATG gTGGTCGTGATGACGACACTCAGAGTATGCCGGACGTCCGCAGCC ATGCGTATAACGGCGCTGAGGACGACCACGGAGAGGCCGACGCTCAGCGCTACAAAGTG ATGAGGAAGAATAAACGTCTGCTGTCAGTTCATCCCCTTGACTTTGACCCCGAGGAATATTTCCCTCATTCACGTCGACAGTCTGTACAG ATGCAGGATGATCGAGGCTACAGGAACGATTTGGACTATGACATGTACAACCACCGAGTGAACCGCAGGAAGAGTCTGGACCGATACGCCATGAGGCCtg ATGACTATGGAGAGAGCAGGATGGTCCGGACTCGCTCGCTGTCTAAGATCAGCTCCTCAGTGGCTCGACAGCAGTATGTCGACACCTCTGATGAGGACGATTACCCAAGATACACTCCCATGTACCAACAACCCCCACACCGCCGCCGGAACAGCAGAGCCTCCTCCCAAGAAAACCTGGGACAAGCCCCGCCC ATGAACGAGCTGAACAAACGCATGTTTGCCATTGAGAGTCTGTTGAGTCGCCTGGAGGAGAAGATGACACCTGCTGACGAG ACGTCGACTTCGTCGGGTCTAAacgaggaggagaagctgaggaggaagctgaGCGAGCTGGCGGGGAACCTGAGTGATAAGGGCCTGTCGTCGGACGACGAGGCCGGGAAGAAGTCCTTCTCTGTGGGTAAAGGTCCAGCTGGCCTCAGGGGTGGGCCAGTGGTCACCCTGGACTCTCTGAGGGACAAAGAACTGAGTTCATCCAGCGACGAGATGCCCACCGAGGCTCAGAAG GTGTACATCGCTGCCGGGCAGTCGTACGAACTGGAGACGAAACTGCGCCGGCTCGAGCAGAGCGCCAAGAATCGTTTCGGAGGGACGACGGACTCGGAGCTGTCGGAGCTGGAGGATGTGGTGGCGCTGACCGCCGCCAGAGTCCAGAGCGCCGAGAGCGAG GTGTCCGACATCGAGAGTAAGATCGCCGCTCTGAACGCCGCGGGATCAAGGAAGAAG CAGGTTCCTGGAAACCATCAGAGGAAGAAATCAACTCAAGACTTCTCCA aaaacacaaatggaGCTCCGTGGAAATCCAACATGTTCTGA